The following proteins are encoded in a genomic region of Solea senegalensis isolate Sse05_10M linkage group LG5, IFAPA_SoseM_1, whole genome shotgun sequence:
- the LOC122769441 gene encoding dmX-like protein 1, with amino-acid sequence MNLHQVLTGAVNPGDNCFSVGSVNNVPFTAYASGCDVVILGSDFERLQIIPGAKHGNIQVGCVDCSLQGGQIAASYGSTVCIFEPVQHPGQKDASSTKFHCQWQKTGQFVLHSIVRNLAWHPTGSTLLTGSSSLQLWANADGLTEETEGGKQPEMTMIDSHCAWRCIWQSKTASPVSLMKFSPDGDFFATAGQDDCLVKVWYCTSKWKSGVSRLFIPPDPSVSVQGKLAFSFVYLAHPRSVTGFSWRKTSTYMPRGAVCNVLLTCCKDSVCRLWAETLLPGDGLMSGLLNNNASGQHNDAPRCAAPTRKHTCNGKVQGNTTHEFNFQEPWHFSINQDVPKLSQTECLPQHQSRHYHHKKCSSNIPLANALCHFHIAASINPATDIPLLPSISSLTASDDEEPGGPFTVHWLNNKELHFTLAMEVFLQQLRGSLEQRNECSNEEPEDEEYSDEEDHGSRPSDPQGPEAVELPVAAVEHEVDVLLEEWNKGADMLFSIHPMDGSLLVWNVDWLDEYQPGMFRQAQVSFVSRLPVAFPAGDAISLSHSVVLYACNKNVDLAIQHGRQRPPGTTLPQTKSALISYRDQGKATPSSSLRLSIFTPNVLMISKHADGSLNQWAVSFAEDSAFSTVLSVSHKSRYCGHRFHLNDLACHSLLPLLLTTSHHNALRTPEVDNILAPPEACSSGFSLPRSSRASRASLGVVSQDPNAIYSELILWRVDPVGPLSLSGGVSELARINSLHASAFANVAWLPTLIPSSCLGAYCYSPSACFVASDGHSLRLYQAVIEAKKLLSELSNPEISKYVGEVFNMISQQSTAKPGCIIELDAITDFQGKETQLLHVFEEDLILGSQRTESTQDPPDLHHDASSEATFSARFFLVVVEVTPKGRSLLHMWHLHLAAQPIIMEETKTETPMNSSHFDFDTFSSPVTQRSKTCTSNLQSACRLNLTTHTLYSQEMVLPEGVEIISVTPSAGHLSASCSLPAGRVPYLLATSCSDGKVRFWRCNVVATEPFSIDCLSYQWEEWPLLVEERLPSSSEISVPGRPVEVSCCHTGRFAVAYRQTPNAHLKSTPHLNYQGVLISSPAQASSPYNTHLAPSLTLPHSLNSTLSPNQANSREPMVYIGIFQCESTGGSQWILEQTIVLDSTDSTASYGISSSTSGSASSPSNMDFSLPIENCSGSTSRSLVHLDWVSQEDGSHILTVSIGTKIYMYGRLAGKPPDLCLSSDASKEQSLSRLVLLRSVDLVSSVEGSLPIPVSLSWVRDGILVVGMDCEMHVYSQWQPPTPPKASAAIAQDTDIGSSVSSIVSAVRQSQEDGLNPGASLAPPKKAFSRSMMSLAQKLRGKRTAYDPPVEMEDSGLFEAAHKLFPTLPQYHPVQLLELMDLGKVHRAKAILSHLVKCIAGEIVPLKDSNTNPERRVRSRTIGAGGSTARDPKMFSIAESSTPGYTEISSIPPLPLYALLAADEDTSTKHDKVGSVSGDSGHGSSQTDAYDELFHTPSIADLDPLNNNQEETGNKVIDLSQYSPTYFGPEHAQVLSSHLLHSSLPGLTRLEQMSLMALADTIATTSTDLNDSQDKSKGGETLDECGLKFLLAVRLHTFLSTSLPPAHRAQLLRQGLSTCHYAWAFHSEAEEELLNMLPALQKGEPTWPELRSMGVGWWLRSNNKLRRCIEKVAKASFQRSNDPLDAAIFYLALKKKAVIWGLYRSQKNAKMTDFFHNNFSEDRWRKAALKNAFSLLGKQRFLHSAAFFLLAGSLKDAVEVCLEKLHDLQLALVISRLYESEFETGSTYKKILQRHILGQDKQIQAHQDSFLRSMAYWVLEDYSKALDTLLEHGTNRNSSGTPESKCEAGSSFVSTSNPEVFNFYIYLRTHPLLLRRHFCSSDNAKVSLTAEGRRADSISLEERRLFFTAAYAHLQAGCPMLALEILSKMPKVHRHSRLQNQEDTGISAELSVGSKEGQTSDPDWSQPCLNGYESDGNSLSISKSDSLLSFDWSQPSLTIPDEPLELKWDSDKDEDEEESEEEIKNAKTGIIADSSSVFQDTQDAMSPLMETVMEDDSENSNDFIAPSDDVLVAQLKFTACLKIMTNELRTLSTGYEVDGGKLRYQLYQWLEREVVALQRCCSYKPCLSDLSVLGDASVFGLVEEEQLGSPRSDSQRSRRHWLQSNQPLLRMFLSYCSLHGSHGGGLASVRMELILLLQESHQDDSIQSVVTSSSQPNAIPLLMACTANVKTVVANPMVYLTNLTHDILQTIIALDSPPHPDVVNNEGHSGTTNESLQHSNTQEVWRGLKTMSGQWGDDKRDPESGDLEQRCTFRH; translated from the exons ATGAATCTCCATCAGGTCCTCACAGGGGCTGTCAACCCGGGAGACAATTGTTTCTCTGTAGGGAGTGTCAACAATGTGCCATTTACG GCCTATGCGTCAGGTTGCGACGTGGTTATTTTGGGAAGTGACTTTGAGCGACTGCAGATCATCCCAGGGGCCAAGCATGGCAATATCCAGGTTGGCTGTGTCGACTGCTCACTGCAGGGTGGACAG ATTGCAGCTTCCTATGGAAGCACTGTGTGCATCTTTGAGCCTGTTCAGCACCCAGGTCAAAAGGATGCATCATCGACT aAGTTTCACTGCCAGTGGCAGAAGACTGGTCAGTTTGTATTGCATTCAATAGTACGCAACCTGGCATGGCACCCCACAG gCAGCACTCTCTTAACAGGCTCTAGTAGCCTTCAGTTGTGGGCTAATGCTGATGGACTTACAGAGGAAACTGAAGGAGGAAAGCAGCCTGAAATGACCATGATAGATTCTCATTGTGCCTGGAGGTGCATCTGGCAGAGCAA GACAGCCTCTCCAGTCAGTTTGATGAAGTTTTCACCTGATGGGGATTTCTTTGCTACTGCTGGACAG GATGACTGCTTAGTAAAGGTCTGGTACTGCACCAGCAAGTGGAAGTCGGGTGTTTCGAGACTTTTTATTCCTCCAGATCCCAGTGTCAGTGTCCAGGGAAAGCTGGCCTTCTCCTTTGTCTACCTGGCCCACCCTCGTTCTGTTACCGGCTTCTCTTGGAGGAAAACCAGCACATATATGCCACG AGGTGCGGTGTGTAATGTTCTGCTCACCTGCTGTAAGGACAGTGTGTGTCGGCTCTGGGCAGAGACACTGTTGCCGGGTGACGGCCTCATGTCTGGGCTCCTCAACAACAATGCATCTGGCCAGCACAATGACGCACCTAGATGTGCTGCTCCTACTAGAAAACACACCTGCAACGGGAAGGTGCAAGGAAATACAACACATGAA tttaattTTCAAGAACCATGGCACTTCTCTATAAATCAGGATGTGCCCAAGCTTTCCCAGACTGAGTGCCTGCCTCAGCATCAGAGCCGCCATTACCATCACAAAAAATGTAGCAGCAACATACCTCTTGCCAACGCCCTCTGCCACTTCCACATAGCTGCCAGCATCAACCCAGCTACAG ACATTCCTCTGCTGCCCTCAATCTCCTCTCTGACTGCATCAGATGATGAGGAACCTGGAGGTCCTTTTACTGTCCACTGGCTCAACAACAAAGAGCTTCATTTCACTTTGGCTATGGAAGTCTTTCTGCAGCAGCTCCGAGGCAGCTTGGAGCAACGCAATGAATGCTCCAATGAAG AGCCTGAGGATGAGGAGTACTCTGATGAAGAGGATCATGGTAGCAGGCCAAGTGATCCCCAAGGACCAGAGGCTGTGGAGCTTCCAGTTGCAGCAGTGGAGCATGAGGTGGATGTGCTGCTAGAAGAGTGGAATAAAGGGGCAGATATGTTGTTCAGCATCCATCCCATGGACGGCTCTCTGTTGGTCTGGAATGTTGACTGGTTGGATGAATACCAACCGGGAATGTTCAGACAAGCTCAG gtGTCTTTTGTGTCCCGTTTACCTGTGGCATTTCCTGCAGGCGATGCAATCTCCTTGAGCCACAGTGTTGTTTTGTATGCCTGCAACAAGAATGTGGATCTAGCTATCCAACATGGCAGACAACGACCACCTGGGACCACATTGCCTCAAACTAAATCTGCTTTAATAAGCTACAGAGACCAAGGAAAAGCTACACCCAGCAGTAGTCTTCGACTAAGCATTTTCACCCCAAACGTGCTTATGATCTCCAAACACGCCGATGGTTCTCTGAACCAGTGGGCAGTCAGTTTCGCAGAGGACTCTGCTTTCTCCactgtcctcagtgtctctcaTAAGTCACGGTACTGTGGCCACCGCTTCCACCTCAATGACCTGGCCTGTCACTCATtactccctctcctcctcaccacGTCACACCACAATGCTTTAAGGACACCAGAGGTAGACAACATTCTGGCTCCCCCAGAGGCCTGCTCTTCTGGTTTCTCTCTGCCCCGGAGTTCACGAGCCAGCCGGGCGTCCCTAGGTGTGGTTTCCCAAGATCCTAATGCAATCTACAGTGAGCTGATTCTATGGAGAGTGGACCCTGTTGGCCCTCTGTCTTTGTCAGGCGGGGTCTCAGAGCTAGCCAGGATCAATTCTCTCCACGCGTCAGCATTTGCTAATGTAGCCTGGTTGCCCACACTCATTCCCAGCAGCTGTTTAG GTGCATACTGTTACTCCCCAAGCGCCTGCTTCGTGGCAAGTGATGGCCACTCACTCAGACTCTATCAGGCTGTTATAGAAGCTAAGAAACTCTTGAGTGAACTCTCCAACCCCGAGATATCG AAATATGTTGGGGAGGTATTCAACATGATCAGTCAGCAATCCACTGCAAAACCAGGGTGTATTATTGAGCTGGATGCCATAACTGACTTT CAGGGGAAGGAGACCCAGCTCCTACATGTCTTTGAGGAAGATCTGATCCTTGGCAGTCAGAGAACAGAGAGCACACAGGACCCTCCTGATCTTCATCATGATg cCTCAAGTGAGGCAACCTTCTCGGCTCGATTTTTCCTGGTAGTGGTGGAAGTAACACCGAAAGGGCGCTCACTCCTCCACATGTGGCATCTCCATCTTGCTGCTCAACCCATTATTATGG AGGAGACCAAGACAGAAACTCCTATGAACAGCTCtcactttgactttgacacatTCAGTTCTCCAGTCACTCAGAGGAGTAAAACCTGCACTTCCAATTTGCAGAGTGCTTGTCGCCTCAacctcactacacacacactatacagcCAAGAGATGGTCCTGCCAGAAGGGGTAGAAATTATCAGTGTTACGCCCTCAGCAG GTCACCTGAGTGCATCTTGTTCTCTGCCAGCTGGCCGTGTGCCTTATCTCCTTGCTACTTCCTGTTCCGATGGAAAGGTGCGCTTCTGGAGGTGTAATGTTGTGGCGACAGAGCCTTTCAGTATAGATTGTTTGTCATACCAGTGGGAGGAGTGGCCACTCCTGGTCGAGGAAAGGCTTCCCAGCAGCAGTGAAATAAGTGTGCCAGGTCGCCCCGTTGAGGTCAGCTGCTGTCACACTGGAAGGTTTGCAGTTGCCTATAGGCAGACACCAAATGCACATCTGAAATCCACACCTCATTTGAACTATCAGGGAGTGTTGATTTCTTCTCCTGCACAAGCTTCCTCGCCCTATAACACTCACCTGGCCCCAAGCTTGACTCTACCACATAGCCTAAATTCCACTCTAAGCCCCAACCAAGCAAACAGTAGAGAGCCCATGGTTTACATTGGCATTTTCCAGTGTGAATCCACAGGTGGGTCACAGTGGATTTTAGAACAGACCATAGTCCTCGACAGTACAGATTCCACGGCTAGTTATGGCATTAGCAGCAGCACAAGTGGAAGTGCCAGTAGTCCAAGTAACATGGACTTTTCTTTACCTATTGAGAACTGCTCAGGTTCCACCAGTAGGAGCCTGGTTCATTTGGACTGGGTGTCTCAAGAGGATGGGTCACATATTCTGACTGTCAGTATTGGGACAAAGATTTATATGTATGGGCGCCTTGCTGGAAAGCCTCCAGACCTGTGTCTGTCATCTGATGCAAGTAAGGAACAGAGCTTGTCTCGCCTAGTTTTGCTTCGTTCGGTCGATCTGGTCTCTTCTGTTGAAGGTTCATTACCCATCCCAGTCTCTCTTTCCTGGGTACGAGATGGCATCCTGGTCGTCGGGATGGACTGTGAGATGCACGTTTACTCCCAGTGGCAACCTCCAACACCACCTAAAGCCAGTGCTGCCATCGCCCAAGACACAGACATTGGCAGCAGTGTCTCCTCCATAGTCTCAGCTGTCAGACAGAGTCAGGAGGATGGGCTCAATCCTGGGGCTTCACTAGCTCCTCCCAAAAAGGCATTTTCAAGGTCGATGATGAGTCTGGCTCAGAAACTCCGCGGGAAGAGAACAGCTTATGACCCGCCTGTAGAGATGGAAGATTCTGGACTTTTTGAAGCAGCACACAAACTCTTTCCCACTCTTCCCCAGTATCATCCTGTACAGTTACTGGAGCTCATGGATTTAGGGAAG GTTCACCGTGCCAAAGCCATTCTCTCTCACCTCGTGAAATGCATTGCTGGGGAAATAGTACCACTTAAAGACAGTAACACCAATCCAGAAAGGCGCGTGCGCTCTCGAACCATTGGTGCTGGAGGCAGCACAGCCAGGGATCCGAAAATGTTCAGCATTGCTGAGAGCTCCACCCCTGGCTACACTGAGATAAGTTCCATCCCTCCCCTGCCTCTTTATGCTCTTCTGGCAGCTGATGAAGATACATCAACAAAACACG ATAAAGTGGGCAGTGTAAGTGGGGACAGTGGACATGGTTCCAGCCAAACAGATGCTTATGACGAGCTCTTTCATACACCCAGCATAGCGGATCTGGATCCTCTCAACAATAATCAGGAGGAAACGGGCAACAAA GTTATTGACTTGTCTCAGTACAGTCCCACATACTTTGGTCCAGAACATGCACAGGTTCTGTCCAGCCACCTCCTTCACTCGAGTTTGCCAGGACTAACTCGTCTGGAGCAGATGTCTCTCATGGCGTTGGCCGACACCATTGCTACAACAAGCACAGACCTCAATGACAGCCAGGACAAGAGCAAAG GTGGCGAGACACTGGATGAGTGTGGTCTGAAGTTCTTACTGGCTGTCAGACTGCATACCTTCCTCTCTACCTCCCTGCCACCAGCACACCGAGCACAGCTGCTCCGGCAAG GCCTGTCGACATGTCACTATGCCTGGGCCTTTCACTCTgaggctgaggaggagctgTTGAATATGCTCCCTGCCCTACAGAAGGGAGAGCCCACCTGGCCTGAGCTGCGCTCCATGGGTGTGGGCTGGTGGCTGCGCAGCAACAACAAGCTACGCAGGTGTATTGAGAAG GTTGCCAAGGCTTCTTTTCAAAGAAGCAATGATCCTCTGGATGCAGCTATATTCTACCTTGCGCTGAAAAAGAAAGCAGTGATCTGGGGATTGTACAG GTCCCAGAAGAATGCCAAAATGACTGACTTCTTCCACAACAACTTCAGTGAGGACAGGTGGAGGAAAGCAGCATTGAAAAATGCTTTTTCACTTTTGGGAAAGCAGCGGTTCTTACATTCTGCAGCCTTCTTTCTTCTTGCCGGGTCCTTAAAGGATGCTGTTGAG GTGTGTTTAGAGAAACTGCATGACCTGCAGCTGGCTCTGGTCATCTCCAGATTGTACGAGTCTGAATTTGAGACGGGATCCACCTACAAAAAGATCCTTCAGAGACACATTCTGGGTCAAGACAAACAG ATTCAAGCCCACCAGGACTCGTTCTTGCGCAGCATGGCTTACTGGGTCCTGGAGGACTACAGTAAAGCATTGGACACTCTTCTTGAGCATGGCACCAACAGAAACAGCTCTGGGACCCCTGAGAGCAAATGTGAAGCTG GTTCCTCTTTTGTGTCTACAAGTAACCCTGAAGTTTTCAACTTTTACATCTACCTCCGTACCCACCCACTTCTCCTTCGCCGCCATTTTTGCTCTTCCGACAATGCTAAAGTTAGTTTGACTGCTGAGGGTCGAAGGGCTGACTCCATTAgcctggaggagaggaggctgtTTTTCACAGCTGCATATGCCCACCTACAAGCTGGCTGCCCCATGCTAGCACTTGAAATCCTCTCCAAAATGCCCAAAGTTCATAGGCATTCACGACTCCAGAATCAGGAGGATACAGGAATCTCCGCTGAACTCAGTGTTGGGAGTAAGGAAGGACAAACCTCAGACCCAGACTGGTCTCAGCCATGTCTGAACGGCTACGAGTCCGATGGGAACAGCTTGTCAATCAGTAAATCAGATTCGTTGTTAAGTTTCGACTGGAGCCAGCCTTCACTGACAATTCCAGATGAGCCCCTAGAGCTGAAGTGGGACAGTGACAAAgacgaagacgaggaggagagcgaagaagaaattaaaaatgctAAGACTGGTATAATTGCAGACAGCAGCAGCGTGTTCCAAGACACGCAGGATGCCATGTCACCACTAATGGAGACAGTGATGGAAGACGACAGCGAGAACAGCAACGACTTCATTGCACCGTCTGATGACGTCTTGGTGGCCCAGCTGAAGTTTACTGCCTGCTTGAAGATTATGACCAATGAGCTGCGGACACTGTCAACAGGGTATGAAGTCGATGGGGGGAAGCTGCGCTACCAGCTCTACCAGTGGTTAGAAAGAGAG GTGGTCGCTCTCCAGCGTTGCTGCAGCTACAAGCCCTGCCTGTCAGATCTGTCTGTCCTGGGTGATGCCTCTGTTTTTGggttggtggaggaggagcag cTGGGTAGCCCTCGTAGTGACAGCCAAAGGAGCAGGAGACACTGGCTGCAGAGTAACCAGCCTTTGCTCAGGATGTTCCTCAGCTACTGCAGCTTGCATGGCTCCCACGGTGGAGGACTGGCTTCTGTTCGCATGGAGCTCATACTGTTGCTTCAGGAATCTCACCAG GATGACTCTATCCAATCTGTGGTGACATCCAGTTCCCAGCCTAACGCTATCCCTCTTCTCATGGCGTGCACAGCCAATGTAAAGACCGTGGTGGCCAATCCCATGGTGTACCTGACCAACCTGACTCATGACATTTTGCAGACCATCATTGCACTCGATTCTCCTCCACACCCTGATGTTGTTAACAATGAG